A segment of the Colletotrichum destructivum chromosome 3, complete sequence genome:
ggcggccgcgtcgtcctcgtcggcgacgccgcgcaCAAGTTCACCCCCAACGCGGGCCTCGGCTTTAACAACGGCGTGCAGGACGTCGTCGCGCTGTGCAACCGGCTGCGGAGGttcgtcggtggtggtggtagcggcggcgagggggctgccgacgacgggacGACAACTACGAcaactacgacgacgacgacaacgacaacgacggcaaaGACAACATCGACGACGGACTACGCGGCACTCGAGGGTCTGTTCGAGGAGTATCGCAAGGAGAGACGGGAGTCGCTGGACGcggacctcgacgagtcGGTGCGCGTCACGAGGATGCACGcgtgggcgtcgacgtgggACTGGATCATGTCGCGGTACATCCTGTCGTGGGGGTTCATCCAGCGGCTCTTCGTCACCTTCTTCGTCACGCCCAAGATTCAGAAGGCGGGCGTCATCGACTTCATCTCCAAGCCGGAGCCGTTCGAGGGCACCTACAAGTGGCTGCATCCGCTGCTCAAGAGCGTCCCCAAGGAACGGACTGCGTGACGAACCCCCTCTCTTTTTGTGTTTGAATAGCTGTTtcgtgttgttgttgagcATAGCATAGCATAGCATGGCctggcatggcatggctgGATAGACATTTTCCTCTCTTTTCATCCCCCTGACACACCAATAAAATGGAGAGTGGTGGTCATACCCGGCCGGTGCTTGTAATGTGAGTGAGTACAGATGTCTCCCGATGAACTCTCATTGCCGCCACCTCACAAAATCAAGAAGACACAACCCTAGACTCCACCTCAAAAGATCCTAGGTGATTTTTAGACATGTCGTTGATTGATACTATTGTTGAGGCTCCCGGCAGTTGTCGATTCATGTCCAATGGGCCCCTGGGTGCTTACTGAGCCCATTGCATGTGCACCCATGGCGTTTATGGCGTTTTTATGGCTTTTATGGCTGTCTGCTGCTGTCCAGTGGCTAAAGCTTCTATAACGACCAAGATCATTGCCCATGAGATGTGAACTGCAGGCCCTCAGGCGCGTTGGCTTAGTGGCTGACAATACAGACTGAAATCTCACCGAGTCCCTTCaagctcactcactcactcactcactcacgCCTTCACATATTGGCCGCATCTTTCGACGAGTCATCGCAGATGAAGCAAAGTGACAGCGAATAAAGCGTGTGCACATTCAAGCTGCCCATGATCGATGAGGCCCTTTGAGCGTTAACGGTCTGCCACAGCCCCCTTCATTCCCCGAAGCCCTCCGGATGAACCAAGATCTTATTGGCCTGGCGACCCCATGGAAATCAACACCCAAGAACAGAATGCGTCATCGCACACACGGACGACCCCCGTTGACTGGTTGGAACCCGTGTTCAGGGGGACAAAACCGGGTTATGAGGCCTCATCGACCAATCGCCCAAGAGAAGTATGATGCTGAGGCACCGAGAGTCAAACACTGTTTGCCGTCGTATAATTGCCATGATGTTTTACCTCATGAACTGGACCGTCAGTAACTGTTGATGGTGTTCATCCGAATCTTCGGTCTCATACCAATCTCATCTCATTAGACGATCGTGACACGTCCATAAATATCATTAAAACATATAGTTCATCTCAGAACGGCTTCATATCAAAGCGCTCCACTCACGCCATGCATCTCCTGACAATCGCTGCCTTTGCCCTCCTCACCCCGCTCACATCCGCCCAGACGGCCGTGACGACAATCACCCAGCGCCCCCCGAGCCCGACCGCCGAGCCTGAGTGGACGTCGGACGAGGCCTTCAcctccgccgtcctcaacAGCACGAATCACTACCGCGGCGAGCACAACGCCTCCGACGTCGCCTGGAACGACACCCTCGCCGACTTCGCTGCCGGCTacctcgacgacatgcccggcggcgacgacggctgcGTCTTTGCGCACTCGGGCGGCCCTTACGGCGAGAACCTGGCCAAGGGGTACCCGGACGCGGCGCGCAGTGTCGAGGCCTGGGGTGACGAGCGCGACGACtacgactttgacgaggGTGAGTTCGACGAGGACACCGGCCACTTCACGCAGCTCGTGTGGAAGGCCACCACCGACGTCGGCTGCGGCCGCAAGCTGTGCGGCGACGGGCAGTGGTACCTCGTGTGCGAGTACTGGCCGAGGGGCAACGTCCAGGGCCAGTTTGTGGAACAGGTGCAGGAAGAGGCGCTCGGGGTGAGGTGTGCCCCCGGGACGATGCTGTTCGGTGTTGTCGGAATGGCCTCACTCTGGGTATTGGTATGATGGGTGTTGGGTAGTGACAATATGAGACATGATTGATATGGAATGCTGCAGACGGTAATAACAGCCATATAGTATTACATCGACGGGGGCAGCATCCTTGAGATGCACATGGTCATGCCACTCTGTCTTAACCAACTTGCCTGGCTAACTGAATCACCTTCGAATCGGCTTTACTATCTTGCCCTCTTCCGAACCAGACTTAGACTCTGTCCGTGGGTGATAAGCAACGAGACGGACTCGGTGAGCATctctcgatgatggcctgaCTTGGCAAAGCACGCCCGACGGACCACGGTGCATCAGGCTCCCGTCCATCCCAcgcatcctcctccccgccacTGCGAGACATCTTGAATCCTACCGGCGACCGTTGGTTGGTCGCCTGATCACCGCGCTCCTGTGTGGCGACATGCAGCCATGCTCACCTACCCACGGCTAGCGTGGTTCACCCGGACTCGGGCGAATCAGGGACGGGTGATAATCTCGTTTTGCAGGACAGGCTCTCGCGACCATTGGACGCTGGGGGGGTGGTTGTCCGCCTTTTCAGCTTCATGTCCGCTGACGACACGATAGCCAGCCCTTTTTGACCAGCTATTTTCGATCCCACAGACACAGGACATGGTATACATCAGCAGGGGGAGGATAGTCGTTTTTCATGCATATTGGCTCCTCGTTTCGACTTTTGAACGACGCTGTCTCTTGCCAATAATCCGCCTCGAGTCTCCAATCACCGACGCCGTGTCCGACTCCCTTCGCCGCGACAATCATGAGCGGCAAGTCGCGCATCAGGAGAATCCTGGTCTGCGTCGACGGGACCTTCTACAACCCGGACGGAAAAGAAGGTGAGAATCGTCACCACGGCTATGAGAACATCCCCCCTCACAAGCTGTACTAATCACAAATCGCATAGGCAAGGGCGCCGGTAACAACACAAACGTTTTCCGCATCTTTGCCTCGGTGAGGTTCGGCAAGTTTATCGATGAGAACGgcaacgaggtcgagcaggtAAGGAAGGGCTCTTCACTCTCTGTGATGGTGCTGAGCTGACCGCGTATGATGAGAGTCCTAGATTCCGAAATACTTCCCCGGAATCGGCCTCGAAAAGCCGACGTTGACAAAATACAAGGACGGCTATTCAGGGAGTCCCTGCAAGGACCTTATCGAGGAAGTCTTTTACGTATATATGCCCCAAcgcatcttcctcatccgGCTGTACGCTCACGAGACATAGTACTGCTGCACTCAGATCAAGtcgagcgaggacgaggtaTGGCTGTACGGCTTCAGCCGCGGAGCATGTAGGCATCTTTCTGCCTCCCAATGAGCAACACGCAGCTAACTGTCGTCGCCAAAGACGTCGTTCGAGCGGTGGCTTCTCTGCTGCACAACAACACGCTCAAGGAAGAGGCCGCCCTCGCAGCAGACAAGTCACTCTGGAAACGGATAACACGCCTGGGGCCTCGGAAAAGGAACCCCG
Coding sequences within it:
- a CDS encoding Putative CAP domain-containing protein, whose amino-acid sequence is MHLLTIAAFALLTPLTSAQTAVTTITQRPPSPTAEPEWTSDEAFTSAVLNSTNHYRGEHNASDVAWNDTLADFAAGYLDDMPGGDDGCVFAHSGGPYGENLAKGYPDAARSVEAWGDERDDYDFDEGEFDEDTGHFTQLVWKATTDVGCGRKLCGDGQWYLVCEYWPRGNVQGQFVEQVQEEALGVRCAPGTMLFGVVGMASLWVLV